One genomic segment of Candidatus Aegiribacteria sp. includes these proteins:
- a CDS encoding formylglycine-generating enzyme family protein, with amino-acid sequence MVSPPRGTYHHCSCNAYSGILRHHSSCHNVQKQASGVKCLFAVLLLSLFLACGGGEDQLFRPDPLPLTEKDTSFVSVTGGIFITGDGDTVEISDFRLGRYEVTNRLYYYMADEKGIELPPDPEFPSMDNYLFQYPDHPVVNVSLHDAIAAAAVLGGRLPTRAEWEYAASLNVSGDIEGQYPWGSLAPEDAEYAANYLAGDEWETRGLDGYIWTAPVDSFPLTDAGFACQAGNVAEWTVSPLDSVVPVCGGAWLSPGDGITIDAVTYLAPGDRARHIGFRILRQGT; translated from the coding sequence ATGGTTTCTCCTCCGCGGGGGACATATCACCATTGCTCCTGTAATGCTTATAGCGGGATACTGCGGCATCATTCCTCTTGCCATAATGTTCAGAAACAAGCGTCCGGAGTGAAGTGCTTGTTCGCTGTCCTGCTGCTTTCACTGTTCCTCGCCTGTGGCGGCGGTGAAGACCAGCTGTTTCGACCTGATCCTCTTCCACTGACGGAGAAGGATACATCTTTCGTTAGTGTTACAGGGGGAATTTTCATCACCGGCGACGGAGATACCGTTGAAATATCCGATTTTCGTCTGGGCAGGTACGAAGTGACCAACAGGCTTTACTACTATATGGCCGATGAGAAGGGTATTGAACTGCCTCCTGACCCAGAATTTCCATCGATGGATAATTATTTGTTTCAATATCCGGATCACCCTGTGGTCAACGTGAGTTTGCATGATGCAATTGCTGCCGCGGCAGTCCTGGGGGGAAGGCTTCCCACAAGGGCAGAATGGGAGTACGCTGCTTCGCTGAACGTATCAGGTGATATTGAGGGACAGTACCCGTGGGGTTCCCTGGCGCCTGAGGATGCCGAGTATGCGGCGAATTACCTCGCTGGAGATGAATGGGAGACCAGGGGACTGGACGGATACATATGGACGGCTCCTGTGGATTCGTTCCCGTTGACAGATGCGGGTTTCGCCTGCCAGGCGGGGAACGTAGCCGAATGGACTGTGTCACCGCTTGATTCTGTGGTTCCCGTTTGCGGAGGAGCATGGCTGTCACCCGGAGATGGAATTACGATTGATGCGGTGACATACCTGGCCCCCGGCGACAGGGCTCGCCACATCGGCTTCCGTATTCTACGGCAGGGGACGTAG
- a CDS encoding B12-binding domain-containing radical SAM protein — protein sequence MSRVLLVNPPSAVGVYEKSKIKVAITSAPFITLATLAGELLKEGHQVRIADLMIEHDPLVIYRGMLESFQPEYVGITFTTPLFHEAAELAGIAHKFLPESITIAGGIHATTLPRESLEEGNFDLVVLGEGEKTLAEICAGRALRNIRGIAYGKGDSFTITAERELIADLDDLPFPAWELYDLSRYRSPHIASRKNPVGYMETNRGCNHHCTFCSQRIFGHHVRSKSARRVVDEMFRMLELGFNDIHIKDDNFTADIEQAKETCRLLINEKFPAPWALPTGVNVDDVDSEFFRLAREAGCYQISFGIESGVPEILSAVNKKQTPEKIRDAVETAHDAGLETVGFFMMGLPGDTEETMQRSIRFAQSLPLTYAKASMTLPFPSSALYRQIKKDGRILSEDWQMYNFHSTSEVWRHENLDWKTIQHYYSLFHRKFYFRPSYIWSRFWRDIRMGQLWDDIKAVLANDWSG from the coding sequence TTGAGCAGAGTACTACTTGTCAACCCGCCATCGGCAGTGGGTGTCTACGAAAAAAGCAAAATAAAAGTAGCAATTACAAGCGCTCCCTTCATTACCCTTGCGACACTCGCGGGGGAGCTTCTGAAGGAAGGACACCAGGTCAGGATAGCTGATCTTATGATTGAGCATGATCCCTTGGTAATCTACAGGGGCATGCTTGAGAGCTTCCAGCCGGAGTATGTCGGGATAACCTTTACGACTCCTCTTTTTCATGAAGCTGCTGAGCTTGCCGGTATAGCTCATAAGTTCCTGCCCGAATCCATCACGATTGCAGGTGGTATACATGCCACCACACTTCCTCGGGAATCCCTGGAGGAGGGTAACTTCGATCTTGTAGTTCTGGGCGAGGGTGAAAAAACACTTGCGGAGATATGCGCGGGCAGAGCCCTCCGGAACATCAGGGGCATTGCCTACGGAAAGGGTGACAGTTTCACTATAACAGCTGAGCGGGAACTCATTGCGGATCTCGATGATCTGCCATTTCCCGCATGGGAGCTTTATGACCTTTCGCGATACAGATCACCGCATATAGCAAGCAGAAAAAACCCGGTCGGTTACATGGAAACAAACAGGGGCTGCAACCACCATTGCACCTTCTGCAGCCAGAGGATATTCGGCCACCACGTCAGGTCGAAATCCGCAAGAAGAGTCGTTGATGAGATGTTCAGGATGCTTGAGCTGGGTTTTAACGATATTCATATAAAGGATGACAATTTCACCGCGGATATCGAACAGGCCAAGGAAACCTGCAGATTGCTCATAAACGAAAAATTTCCCGCCCCCTGGGCCCTTCCCACCGGAGTGAACGTTGACGATGTAGACAGTGAATTCTTCCGACTTGCCAGGGAAGCCGGTTGCTATCAGATATCGTTCGGAATTGAGAGCGGTGTCCCGGAAATACTAAGCGCTGTGAATAAAAAACAAACTCCAGAGAAGATCAGGGATGCTGTTGAAACGGCCCATGATGCGGGTTTGGAAACTGTGGGCTTCTTCATGATGGGTCTTCCGGGTGATACTGAAGAGACCATGCAACGCAGTATCCGCTTTGCGCAGAGCCTTCCGCTCACATACGCGAAAGCCTCCATGACACTGCCATTTCCCTCTTCCGCGCTTTACAGACAGATAAAGAAGGATGGAAGAATCCTGTCGGAGGACTGGCAAATGTACAATTTCCATTCAACATCGGAAGTCTGGAGGCATGAGAATCTGGATTGGAAAACAATCCAACACTACTACTCGCTCTTTCACAGAAAATTCTACTTCAGGCCTTCCTACATCTGGAGCAGGTTCTGGCGGGACATCAGGATGGGACAGCTCTGGGATGACATTAAAGCAGTCCTTGCAAATGATTGGTCAGGCTAG
- a CDS encoding B12-binding domain-containing radical SAM protein, translated as MDITLISPYLDIFSYGVRSLSSTLREHGYSTRLIFLHDLKALTEGNFDYPRKYHPAALDGVVELCQDSDLVGISVMSNFYDRSLELTRTIQEKTGVPVMWGGIHPTLMPEECIELADMVFIGEGELALPEFMKKWKGGIDYYDSSNFWFKRNGEIIKNSLLDPIQDLNSIPMQDISLEEHYSINWEQNKIIEMDEKVFESLTTNGVSIGDRRPIFQVMATRGCPHKCSYCCNYAIEKLYPGHGRIRRRSVGNLIDELVYIKGRIPSIELFAFTDDSFMAADSDWLNEFSEEYKSKVGVPLFCLSSPVTINRKMMDLFVDTGLYSIEIGIQTGSAKTKKMYNREISNESVVKAAKLLNEYRDKIYPPVYDIILNNPLERITDMLDTVRLMHSLPHPKIFNYFSMTFFPGTLVLEMALEAGVVKDMIEDVYRKHYFIYGYKYINILYLLAEKRIPGWIFSILTNTALAYILNAILPEKLLKYLVTKAKNRGQE; from the coding sequence ATGGATATAACTTTAATATCGCCCTATCTTGATATTTTTTCGTATGGTGTCAGATCTCTTTCTTCCACGTTGAGGGAGCATGGATATTCGACAAGGCTGATATTTCTTCATGATCTTAAAGCATTAACGGAGGGAAACTTCGATTATCCAAGGAAATATCATCCTGCAGCTTTAGATGGCGTTGTGGAGTTATGTCAGGATTCTGACCTTGTAGGTATTTCTGTTATGTCCAACTTCTATGACAGGTCATTGGAGCTTACGAGGACTATTCAGGAGAAGACCGGAGTTCCTGTTATGTGGGGTGGAATTCATCCAACGCTTATGCCGGAAGAGTGTATCGAGCTTGCTGATATGGTCTTTATCGGTGAGGGGGAACTCGCATTACCGGAATTTATGAAGAAGTGGAAGGGCGGGATTGATTATTATGACTCCTCTAACTTCTGGTTCAAACGAAACGGTGAAATCATTAAGAATTCCTTATTGGATCCCATACAGGACCTCAATTCAATACCAATGCAGGATATCAGCCTGGAAGAACATTACTCAATCAACTGGGAACAGAATAAAATTATCGAAATGGATGAAAAGGTTTTCGAATCATTGACAACGAATGGAGTGTCAATTGGTGACCGAAGGCCTATTTTTCAGGTTATGGCTACAAGGGGCTGCCCGCATAAATGTTCGTACTGCTGTAATTATGCAATAGAGAAATTGTATCCGGGGCACGGGCGGATAAGGCGGCGGAGTGTTGGTAATTTGATTGATGAACTTGTTTATATCAAGGGTAGGATACCATCAATAGAGCTTTTTGCGTTTACGGACGATTCATTTATGGCTGCGGATTCGGATTGGTTAAATGAATTCAGCGAGGAGTACAAAAGCAAGGTGGGAGTTCCGCTGTTCTGTTTGTCGAGTCCCGTTACGATCAATCGCAAGATGATGGACCTCTTCGTCGATACAGGTCTTTATTCTATTGAAATTGGGATACAGACGGGTTCTGCTAAAACGAAAAAGATGTACAACCGCGAGATATCGAACGAGAGTGTAGTTAAGGCTGCAAAGCTATTAAATGAATACCGTGATAAGATATATCCTCCTGTTTATGATATTATTCTAAATAATCCTCTCGAGAGAATTACGGACATGCTCGACACGGTGAGGCTGATGCACAGTTTGCCGCATCCAAAGATTTTCAATTACTTCTCAATGACTTTTTTCCCCGGGACACTGGTTTTAGAGATGGCTCTAGAGGCAGGCGTTGTAAAAGACATGATTGAGGATGTCTATCGGAAGCACTATTTCATATATGGTTACAAATATATCAATATCCTTTATTTGTTAGCTGAGAAGCGTATACCCGGATGGATATTTTCTATATTAACCAATACAGCATTAGCGTATATACTGAATGCAATATTGCCGGAGAAATTACTGAAGTATCTGGTGACGAAGGCAAAAAATCGAGGGCAAGAGTAG
- a CDS encoding DUF3098 domain-containing protein gives MAEKVKTAPEQIDRKENTDGAAPFTLVNYILFAGGLLDIIIGWFLLRGGHITIAPVMLIAGYCGIIPLAIMFRNKRPE, from the coding sequence ATGGCGGAAAAAGTAAAGACTGCTCCTGAGCAAATCGATAGGAAGGAAAATACCGATGGGGCAGCTCCATTTACGCTTGTAAATTATATCCTGTTCGCCGGAGGACTGCTCGATATTATTATCGGATGGTTTCTCCTCCGCGGGGGACATATCACCATTGCTCCTGTAATGCTTATAGCGGGATACTGCGGCATCATTCCTCTTGCCATAATGTTCAGAAACAAGCGTCCGGAGTGA
- the tsaB gene encoding tRNA (adenosine(37)-N6)-threonylcarbamoyltransferase complex dimerization subunit type 1 TsaB — MTEVWLGIETTTPTGGAALIKNGILLTEEFFPIRATHSEKVLPGISRLIKQADLNPKEITGIAVSAGPGSYTGLRIGIATTLGLSAGWGVGAVCVDTLRVLAASVTADYPVLSCIKARSNEVFAAVYESSSFEARTIIVPGVYVASALERRVAELDTVIAVGSGKHEMSFSGNVKVTDPLWDIPRPSLVALLGSAKAESHGFDDHPAPVYLRGFNEKADSVVL; from the coding sequence ATGACAGAAGTCTGGCTGGGAATTGAGACTACAACCCCTACGGGCGGAGCCGCATTGATAAAGAATGGCATACTTCTTACAGAGGAGTTTTTTCCAATCAGGGCGACACATTCAGAAAAAGTTCTTCCGGGCATATCCAGACTTATAAAGCAGGCTGACCTGAACCCAAAAGAGATAACAGGGATAGCCGTGTCCGCAGGGCCCGGATCCTATACGGGCCTTCGCATAGGAATTGCAACGACACTGGGATTATCCGCAGGATGGGGTGTTGGTGCGGTATGTGTAGATACTCTAAGGGTCCTTGCAGCATCGGTTACAGCGGATTATCCTGTTCTTTCATGCATCAAGGCCCGAAGTAATGAAGTATTCGCCGCTGTTTATGAAAGCAGTTCCTTTGAAGCGCGTACAATTATCGTGCCCGGTGTTTACGTTGCGTCTGCCCTTGAGAGGAGGGTAGCTGAACTTGATACCGTGATAGCTGTGGGCAGCGGGAAGCACGAGATGTCATTTTCGGGTAATGTTAAAGTCACCGATCCGCTGTGGGATATTCCAAGGCCTTCACTGGTTGCATTGCTTGGTTCAGCGAAGGCGGAATCACATGGTTTCGACGATCATCCGGCTCCTGTATATCTCCGGGGTTTCAATGAAAAGGCGGACAGCGTTGTTCTCTGA
- a CDS encoding GNAT family N-acetyltransferase gives MKRRTALFSDIRLASAGDISGIMDIERRSFPCPWDRDALLSCIVFPSFRTWTSRIEGRITGYISAQLDSNRLHIVNLAVHDEFRREGLATDLLKTAEEWGQRLGAFISNLEVRESAQPALTLYRKSGYRQTRFIENYYPDGEDGLEFQKPLHPYSELAIIAERIVSRCDTIPPVGVVLGSGLSWLADEFGIDIEISYGELLGNSDTEVAGHPGKLIFSSCGRFVFLLGRRHHYQGYTGDEISTLPGVLADLGVSVWILTSSSGAVDTELRPGDAVLFRDHVNFTGCVPQSMGCRIRKSAYSLKLRKAAEEAAGRTGTELREGIFACASGPAYETSAEIEYLQRNGISTVSMSTVPEALLLSSRGFDVAAVSLVTNAASPGVVLTHEEVLSSQKEVRKKQGAFLSSFMQEAALIELQ, from the coding sequence ATGAAAAGGCGGACAGCGTTGTTCTCTGATATCCGTCTCGCATCAGCAGGCGACATTTCAGGCATCATGGATATCGAACGAAGATCATTCCCATGCCCCTGGGACAGGGATGCACTTCTTTCCTGTATTGTATTTCCTTCCTTCCGAACCTGGACTTCAAGGATAGAGGGAAGAATAACAGGATACATCAGCGCACAGCTCGATTCGAACAGGCTTCACATCGTTAACCTCGCGGTTCATGATGAATTCAGAAGGGAAGGCCTGGCAACGGATCTTCTGAAAACCGCTGAGGAATGGGGCCAACGCCTCGGTGCGTTCATTTCTAACCTTGAAGTAAGAGAAAGCGCTCAGCCGGCCCTTACCCTCTACAGAAAAAGCGGCTACAGACAAACCCGGTTTATTGAGAACTATTATCCCGACGGTGAAGATGGCCTGGAATTCCAGAAACCACTCCATCCTTACAGCGAATTAGCCATAATAGCGGAAAGAATTGTCAGCAGGTGCGACACGATACCCCCGGTTGGGGTTGTACTCGGTTCCGGATTATCATGGCTGGCAGATGAGTTTGGAATAGACATCGAGATCAGTTATGGGGAACTGCTTGGAAATTCTGATACGGAAGTTGCCGGGCACCCCGGTAAACTGATCTTCAGCAGTTGCGGCCGTTTCGTTTTTTTACTTGGAAGACGGCATCATTACCAGGGATACACTGGAGATGAAATATCTACGCTGCCCGGTGTGTTGGCAGACCTCGGTGTTTCGGTGTGGATTCTTACATCGTCTTCCGGTGCTGTTGATACTGAGCTGCGGCCCGGTGACGCTGTTCTGTTCAGGGATCATGTCAACTTCACCGGATGTGTGCCTCAATCCATGGGCTGCAGGATAAGGAAATCGGCATATTCCCTGAAGCTCAGGAAAGCGGCTGAGGAAGCTGCAGGCAGAACGGGAACCGAATTAAGAGAAGGCATCTTCGCGTGTGCCTCAGGGCCCGCTTACGAAACATCCGCAGAGATAGAGTATCTTCAGAGAAACGGGATATCAACGGTGTCGATGTCAACTGTACCCGAAGCTCTGCTGCTCTCATCGCGGGGATTTGATGTGGCAGCGGTATCACTTGTAACGAATGCAGCATCTCCCGGAGTCGTTCTAACCCATGAGGAAGTTCTTTCTTCACAGAAAGAAGTCAGAAAGAAGCAGGGGGCATTTCTTTCCTCTTTTATGCAGGAGGCGGCGTTAATTGAACTACAGTGA
- a CDS encoding discoidin domain-containing protein: MRKSVFVLSALTVLAATLSCNEEEASDSQVTTEQIDVEQTSEEPVNEEPVTPEEEIIEETTSEHHPSANLERCYATSINTPESNFCPENVFDDDPNTYWATMPGAAPDEGLFFSFEKPVIISAISIQVLPGSGSIEGIKYYQLYINGLESPIRRATDEPVPINAWVKSIFIRIDATDSMESQVNGIRYAGNLPVGISEITLLVMNGNGDEVPLLVHPIGRTGGHVQASSCLEPMEAYHTDFLFDSRSEFGWSDGNQTSTGDGENLTFFFDQPQRIEKIKIWNGYQRSQTHFDQNERASVISFGADGGNAPKYQLSDTMEPQVITLDTPLEDRSFTMNILEIHEGATYKDLVISELRFFNGEEWFVLDSGESQSRKHDILEWAQNTSADAFIDKQVFSSYYAEQEYFTQTLVLRSNGSFILWKHREQDGDTEIMYADGNWQIIDDNAVRIFGRLHRIGRYSQASYDPYYGVRPGQEPDMDRITIFNDILEFDGSHISSDRGMFEDFTF; encoded by the coding sequence ATGAGAAAATCAGTATTCGTTCTATCCGCTCTCACAGTTCTGGCAGCCACCTTGTCCTGCAACGAAGAAGAGGCTTCAGATTCACAGGTAACCACAGAACAGATAGATGTAGAGCAAACAAGTGAAGAACCGGTAAACGAAGAACCTGTAACACCGGAAGAAGAAATAATCGAAGAAACCACGTCAGAACATCACCCGAGTGCGAATCTCGAACGATGTTACGCAACGTCTATCAATACGCCTGAAAGCAACTTTTGCCCTGAAAATGTGTTTGACGATGACCCGAACACATACTGGGCCACTATGCCAGGCGCAGCCCCTGACGAAGGACTATTTTTCTCTTTTGAGAAACCCGTAATTATCAGTGCCATCAGCATACAGGTCCTGCCGGGCAGCGGCAGTATCGAAGGAATCAAGTATTATCAGCTTTATATAAACGGATTGGAATCCCCTATCCGCAGAGCAACCGATGAACCTGTTCCGATTAACGCCTGGGTGAAGAGCATCTTTATCAGGATCGATGCCACTGACTCAATGGAATCCCAGGTGAACGGAATCCGTTATGCGGGCAATCTGCCTGTCGGCATTAGCGAAATAACGCTTCTGGTCATGAATGGAAATGGCGATGAAGTCCCTCTGCTGGTTCATCCGATTGGAAGAACCGGTGGACACGTACAGGCCAGTTCCTGTCTTGAGCCCATGGAGGCCTATCACACTGATTTCCTTTTTGACTCACGTTCGGAATTCGGCTGGTCCGATGGCAATCAAACGAGCACCGGTGATGGAGAGAACCTGACATTCTTTTTTGATCAGCCACAGCGCATCGAAAAAATAAAAATCTGGAATGGCTATCAACGATCCCAAACACATTTCGACCAGAATGAGCGGGCATCTGTAATTTCCTTCGGAGCTGATGGCGGAAACGCACCTAAATACCAGCTTTCCGACACCATGGAACCGCAGGTGATAACCCTTGACACGCCTCTTGAGGACCGCAGTTTCACGATGAATATTCTCGAGATACACGAAGGTGCGACGTACAAAGACCTTGTAATAAGTGAGCTGCGTTTCTTTAACGGAGAGGAATGGTTTGTGCTTGATTCCGGTGAAAGCCAATCACGAAAACATGACATACTGGAATGGGCACAAAACACTTCTGCTGATGCCTTCATCGACAAACAGGTATTCTCCAGCTATTACGCCGAACAGGAATATTTTACACAAACCCTTGTTTTGCGCTCAAATGGCAGTTTTATCCTCTGGAAGCACAGAGAACAAGATGGTGATACGGAGATCATGTACGCTGATGGCAACTGGCAGATCATTGATGATAACGCAGTGAGGATATTTGGAAGGCTGCATAGAATTGGGCGTTACTCGCAAGCTTCGTATGATCCATATTACGGAGTACGTCCGGGCCAGGAACCGGACATGGACCGCATCACCATCTTCAATGATATCCTGGAATTCGACGGCAGCCATATTTCCAGTGATAGGGGTATGTTCGAAGACTTCACATTTTAG
- a CDS encoding M15 family metallopeptidase, with amino-acid sequence MTDNPAYARRVICFVILVCAMLAFSGSSIYTELTFNESVNGVNSECPQWILNNQVLIDVVYYGFDEKIHRGQIVADARVAGDLQIVFMLMLINRFPLESVVPISQLDWDDFESMRQNNTSAFNYRTVPFSDRLSNHAYGLAIDINPVQNPYYTGTQVFPEDAVYDPSIPGTLYDGHPVVLLLKTLGWRWGGDWYEKDYQHFDKQLEIVALEDIHNHCSWPLGR; translated from the coding sequence ATGACAGATAATCCAGCATACGCGCGAAGAGTGATTTGTTTTGTCATTCTCGTATGTGCAATGCTGGCATTTTCCGGAAGCAGCATATATACAGAGTTGACTTTTAACGAATCCGTAAATGGGGTCAATAGCGAATGCCCACAATGGATACTGAACAATCAGGTGCTCATTGATGTGGTCTATTACGGTTTTGACGAAAAGATACACCGCGGACAGATTGTCGCTGATGCCCGGGTAGCAGGAGATCTGCAGATAGTATTCATGTTGATGCTCATCAACCGCTTCCCCCTTGAATCAGTGGTGCCCATATCGCAGCTCGACTGGGATGATTTTGAATCCATGCGGCAAAACAACACTTCGGCTTTCAATTATCGCACAGTTCCCTTTTCGGACAGGTTATCCAATCATGCATACGGATTGGCAATAGATATCAATCCTGTGCAGAACCCCTATTACACAGGTACTCAGGTATTTCCTGAGGACGCAGTATATGATCCTTCAATACCGGGTACTCTCTACGACGGGCATCCGGTGGTTCTGTTATTGAAGACGCTTGGCTGGAGATGGGGTGGTGACTGGTACGAAAAGGATTACCAGCATTTCGACAAGCAATTGGAAATAGTAGCATTAGAGGATATTCATAATCATTGTTCATGGCCCCTTGGGAGGTAA
- a CDS encoding bifunctional response regulator/alkaline phosphatase family protein, which produces MITILWVDDEIQHLRSHIKYLEKHDYRILTAHSGQQALDLLRANQVDLVLMDQMMVGMDGLETVSSIRRSYHVLPIVMVTQSEEEELMDLAIGGEVDDYLTKPVNPSQILLVIKRLLMGTRLKTQRAAREMIDQTTRIMDLRDQKMDWQKWVDIYRSWVEKDVASDGSLTDEMRSVDKGRFNDIEIDFSKHVEQNYPDWISGTGSDSPLMSHNYIERVVVPEMDSAGELVMMVIDCMRYDQWLTMAPILEKWFHIETDFMLTLLPSATPYSRNSIFAGLLPRDIWRFHRHKWNENYGEAGLNKHEHYFLTEALRRLGCDKMIQPSFAKISNRREGEVLMHSLSKYLNNGFLAVVVNYIDHLTHGRSELDLIKDLAPDVTSFRKLAETWFKSSFLKDLFHTLAARGTTVVITSDHGSVFTSRDTRIKGRGVSGSLRFRFGNSLVSEQKAVISVKKPAEWGLPDDRPSKGYLFARSNYFMMFQNIPRDELLKFKNTFQHGGVSLEEMIVPSIILKPKSLG; this is translated from the coding sequence ATGATTACGATTCTATGGGTCGATGATGAGATTCAGCACCTGAGAAGTCATATAAAATATCTTGAGAAACATGATTACAGGATACTTACTGCGCACAGCGGACAGCAGGCTCTTGATTTACTCAGAGCGAACCAGGTGGATCTGGTTCTGATGGATCAGATGATGGTGGGTATGGATGGACTGGAAACCGTGTCGAGCATCCGAAGAAGCTATCATGTGCTTCCGATTGTCATGGTTACCCAGAGTGAGGAAGAGGAACTGATGGATCTCGCTATTGGGGGGGAGGTTGATGATTACCTGACAAAACCTGTGAACCCGAGCCAGATCCTTCTCGTAATAAAAAGACTGTTGATGGGAACCCGCCTGAAAACCCAGAGGGCTGCCAGAGAGATGATTGATCAGACGACAAGGATAATGGATTTGCGCGATCAAAAGATGGACTGGCAGAAATGGGTAGATATTTACCGTTCATGGGTTGAGAAGGATGTAGCTTCGGACGGCTCGCTTACCGACGAGATGCGGAGTGTTGATAAAGGCAGATTCAATGATATTGAGATTGATTTCTCAAAACATGTAGAACAGAATTATCCCGACTGGATATCCGGCACAGGTTCGGATTCACCGCTCATGTCGCACAATTACATTGAAAGGGTTGTAGTCCCGGAGATGGATTCCGCAGGTGAACTGGTCATGATGGTGATAGACTGCATGAGGTACGATCAATGGCTTACAATGGCCCCGATACTGGAAAAATGGTTTCATATAGAAACCGATTTCATGCTTACACTCCTTCCATCCGCAACACCCTACAGCAGAAATTCGATATTCGCGGGACTGCTTCCTCGTGATATATGGAGATTTCACAGGCATAAATGGAATGAGAATTATGGTGAAGCAGGGTTGAACAAACACGAGCATTACTTCCTTACCGAAGCCCTGAGAAGGCTGGGCTGCGACAAAATGATTCAGCCCTCATTCGCGAAGATAAGCAACAGGAGAGAAGGAGAAGTGCTTATGCACTCCCTATCCAAATATCTTAATAATGGATTTCTCGCAGTAGTAGTTAATTACATAGACCATCTGACGCATGGCAGATCCGAGCTTGATCTTATCAAGGATCTCGCGCCCGATGTAACCAGCTTCAGGAAGCTTGCTGAGACATGGTTCAAATCCTCTTTTCTGAAGGATCTTTTTCATACACTCGCGGCGAGAGGCACTACCGTTGTGATAACAAGCGATCACGGCTCCGTCTTTACATCCCGGGATACCAGGATCAAAGGCAGGGGAGTCTCAGGCAGCCTGAGGTTCCGTTTTGGAAACTCGTTGGTCTCTGAACAGAAGGCGGTTATTTCTGTTAAAAAACCCGCTGAATGGGGTTTGCCTGATGACAGGCCTTCCAAAGGCTATCTTTTCGCGAGATCCAACTATTTCATGATGTTTCAGAATATACCAAGGGACGAACTGCTCAAGTTCAAAAATACATTCCAGCACGGCGGAGTATCTCTTGAGGAGATGATAGTTCCAAGCATAATTCTTAAACCCAAGAGTCTGGGTTAA
- the tsaE gene encoding tRNA (adenosine(37)-N6)-threonylcarbamoyltransferase complex ATPase subunit type 1 TsaE: MDQAALEELAREIACNITSGSKLFLSGGLGAGKSVFARAVLRELGIKGSIPSPSFIVDAVYSSRGLEIHHIDLYRLEGSPDEMAFYGIYEVLESEAVVIVEWAERLDAAALEKGTLVSIDFTGDSLMREVRVDDRSLAGN; this comes from the coding sequence ATGGATCAGGCTGCTCTGGAGGAACTTGCGAGAGAAATAGCCTGTAATATCACATCTGGCAGCAAGCTGTTTCTTTCGGGTGGCCTTGGCGCTGGAAAATCGGTATTCGCGCGTGCTGTCCTGAGGGAACTGGGAATAAAGGGCAGTATTCCAAGCCCCAGCTTCATTGTTGACGCTGTTTACAGCTCCCGAGGTCTTGAGATCCATCATATAGATCTATACAGACTTGAGGGAAGCCCTGATGAGATGGCTTTCTACGGGATTTACGAAGTGCTTGAAAGTGAAGCTGTTGTGATTGTGGAATGGGCTGAACGTCTGGATGCGGCAGCCCTGGAGAAAGGAACACTCGTGAGTATCGATTTTACAGGTGATTCTTTGATGCGGGAGGTGAGGGTAGATGACAGAAGTCTGGCTGGGAATTGA